A portion of the Mycobacterium paraseoulense genome contains these proteins:
- a CDS encoding 3-oxoacyl-ACP reductase, whose amino-acid sequence MTSSTNATDLSGRVAVVTGAAAGLGRAEALGLARLGATVVVNDIAAALDASDVIDEINSAGSKAVAVAGDISERATADELVAQADSLGGLDVVVNNAGITRDRMLFNMSDEEWDLVIAVHLRGHFLLTRNAATYWRSKAKEAGGTVFGRLVNTASEAGLVGPVGQANYGAAKAGIISLTLTAARALGRYGVCANAICPRARTAMTADVFGAAPEVEPGGIDPLSPEHVVSLVKFLSSPAAAEVNGQVFIVYGPRVTLVAAPTAEHQFSAEGPAWDPAQLSATLREYFAGRDPERNFSAVGLMEQ is encoded by the coding sequence TTGACTAGCAGCACGAACGCGACCGATCTATCCGGGCGGGTCGCGGTGGTGACCGGTGCCGCCGCGGGACTGGGGCGGGCCGAGGCTCTCGGCCTGGCCCGGCTCGGTGCCACCGTGGTGGTCAACGACATCGCCGCCGCGCTGGATGCCTCCGACGTCATCGACGAGATCAACTCGGCCGGTTCGAAGGCCGTCGCGGTCGCCGGCGACATCAGCGAGCGCGCGACCGCCGACGAGCTGGTCGCCCAGGCCGACAGCCTGGGCGGGTTGGACGTGGTGGTCAACAACGCAGGGATCACCCGTGACCGGATGCTGTTCAACATGTCCGACGAGGAATGGGATCTGGTCATCGCCGTGCATCTGCGGGGCCACTTCCTGCTGACCCGCAACGCGGCCACCTACTGGCGCTCGAAGGCCAAGGAAGCGGGCGGAACCGTCTTCGGCCGCCTGGTCAACACCGCGTCCGAGGCCGGGCTGGTCGGCCCGGTCGGGCAGGCCAACTATGGGGCGGCCAAGGCCGGCATCATCTCGCTCACCCTGACGGCCGCCCGGGCGCTGGGCCGCTACGGCGTGTGCGCCAACGCGATCTGTCCGCGCGCCCGCACCGCGATGACGGCCGACGTCTTCGGCGCCGCACCGGAAGTGGAGCCGGGCGGGATCGACCCGCTGTCGCCCGAGCACGTCGTCAGCCTGGTCAAGTTCTTGTCATCGCCGGCCGCCGCAGAAGTCAACGGTCAGGTCTTTATTGTTTACGGGCCGCGGGTGACACTGGTTGCGGCGCCGACCGCGGAGCACCAATTCAGCGCCGAGGGGCCGGCCTGGGATCCCGCACAACTGAGCGCGACGCTGCGCGAGTACTTTGCTGGGCGGGATCCGGAGCGGAACTTTTCCGCGGTCGGACTGATGGAGCAATAA
- a CDS encoding ferredoxin — protein sequence MRVIVDRDRCEGNAVCMGIAPDIFDLDDEDYAVVKLDPIPPDQEQLAERAIAECPRAALLRGE from the coding sequence GTGCGGGTGATCGTCGACCGGGACCGGTGTGAAGGCAACGCCGTGTGCATGGGAATCGCGCCGGATATCTTCGATCTGGACGACGAGGATTACGCGGTCGTGAAGCTCGACCCGATTCCCCCCGACCAGGAGCAGCTGGCCGAGCGGGCGATCGCCGAATGCCCGCGCGCCGCGCTGTTGCGGGGCGAGTAA
- a CDS encoding acyl-CoA dehydrogenase, with amino-acid sequence MRISYTPEQEELRRELRSYFTTLMTPERREALSSVQGEYGTGNVYRETVAQMGKDGWLTLNWPKEYGGQDRSPMDSLIFTDEAAIAGAPVPFLTINSVAPTIMAFGTDEQKKFFLPKIAAGELHFSIGYSEPGAGTDLANLRTTAVRDGDDYVINGQKMWTSLIAYADWVWLAVRTNPEAKKHRGISMLVVPTTAEGFSWTPVHTMAGPDTSATYYSDVRVPVTNLIGEENGGWKLVTNQLNHERVALVSPAPIFMALREVREWAQNTKDSSGARLIDSEWVQINLARVHAKAEVLKLINWELASSANDSLGPADASAAKVYGTELATEAYRLLMEVLGTAATVRQDSPGALLRGRVERMHRACLILTFGGGTNEVQRDIIGMVALGLPRNR; translated from the coding sequence ATGCGCATCAGTTACACCCCTGAGCAAGAGGAGCTGCGTCGCGAACTGCGGTCGTACTTCACCACGCTGATGACGCCGGAGCGTCGCGAGGCGCTGAGCTCGGTCCAGGGCGAGTACGGGACCGGCAACGTCTATCGCGAGACCGTCGCGCAGATGGGCAAGGACGGGTGGCTGACCCTGAACTGGCCCAAGGAGTACGGCGGGCAGGACCGCTCCCCGATGGACTCCCTGATCTTCACCGATGAGGCGGCCATCGCCGGCGCCCCGGTGCCGTTTTTGACGATCAACAGTGTGGCGCCGACGATCATGGCCTTCGGCACCGACGAGCAGAAGAAATTCTTCCTGCCCAAGATCGCCGCCGGTGAGCTGCACTTCTCCATCGGCTACTCGGAGCCGGGCGCCGGCACCGACCTGGCCAACCTGCGCACCACCGCGGTGCGCGACGGCGACGACTACGTCATCAACGGACAGAAGATGTGGACCAGCCTGATCGCCTACGCCGACTGGGTCTGGCTCGCGGTCCGCACCAACCCGGAGGCGAAGAAGCACCGCGGCATCTCGATGCTGGTCGTGCCGACGACCGCCGAGGGCTTCTCCTGGACACCCGTGCACACCATGGCCGGGCCGGACACCAGCGCGACCTATTACTCCGACGTGCGGGTGCCGGTGACCAACCTGATCGGCGAGGAGAACGGCGGCTGGAAGCTGGTGACCAACCAGCTCAACCACGAGCGCGTTGCCCTGGTGTCGCCGGCGCCCATCTTCATGGCGCTGCGCGAGGTCCGCGAATGGGCGCAGAACACCAAGGATTCCAGCGGCGCCCGGCTGATCGACTCGGAGTGGGTGCAGATCAACCTGGCCCGCGTGCACGCCAAGGCCGAGGTGCTCAAGCTGATCAACTGGGAGCTGGCGTCGTCGGCCAACGACTCGCTGGGGCCGGCCGACGCATCGGCGGCCAAGGTGTACGGCACCGAGCTGGCCACCGAGGCCTACCGGCTGCTGATGGAGGTGCTGGGGACCGCGGCGACCGTGCGCCAGGATTCGCCGGGCGCGTTGCTACGCGGCCGGGTCGAGCGGATGCACCGCGCCTGCCTGATCCTGACCTTCGGCGGCGGCACCAACGAAGTGCAGCGCGACATCATCGGGATGGTCGCGCTGGGACTGCCCCGAAACCGCTGA
- a CDS encoding acyl-CoA dehydrogenase family protein, whose amino-acid sequence MDFSTTEAANDLGGLVDTIVNSVCTPEHQRELDKLDQRFDRELWGKLIDAGILTSAAATPVGGDGFGVLEQVAILVALGHQLAAVPYLESVMLGAGALARFGTEELQQDWGTPAVSGEKVLTVALLGEMGEGPVRATRAGDGYRLTGTRTQVGFGPVADAFLVPAETDSGTAVFLVAADDPGVSVTAMETTGLGSVGHLALDGTGVDGTRMLGGAEVVVWLDTLAALGRSAFQLGVLERGLQLTAEYAREREQFDRPIGSFQAVSQRLADGYIDVKGLRLTLTQAAWKVSEDVPADIDVASAAFWAADAGHRVAHTIVHVHGGVGVDTDHPVHRYFLAAKEAEFALGGATGQLRRIGRELAETPA is encoded by the coding sequence ATGGATTTTTCGACTACCGAAGCGGCGAACGATCTCGGTGGCCTGGTCGACACGATCGTGAACTCGGTGTGCACGCCGGAGCACCAGCGTGAACTCGACAAGCTCGACCAGAGGTTCGACCGCGAGCTCTGGGGCAAGCTCATCGACGCCGGCATCCTGACCAGCGCGGCGGCCACCCCGGTCGGCGGCGACGGATTCGGGGTGCTCGAGCAGGTCGCGATCCTGGTGGCGTTGGGGCACCAGCTGGCGGCCGTTCCGTATCTGGAGTCGGTGATGCTGGGTGCCGGCGCGTTGGCCCGCTTCGGCACCGAAGAACTGCAACAGGATTGGGGCACCCCGGCCGTCAGCGGCGAGAAGGTCCTCACCGTCGCGCTCCTCGGCGAGATGGGTGAGGGACCGGTGCGGGCCACCCGCGCCGGTGACGGCTACCGCCTCACCGGCACCCGCACCCAGGTCGGCTTCGGGCCGGTCGCCGACGCGTTTCTCGTTCCGGCCGAGACCGACTCCGGCACGGCCGTTTTCCTTGTCGCCGCCGACGATCCCGGGGTCTCGGTGACCGCGATGGAGACCACCGGCCTGGGCAGCGTCGGGCACCTGGCGCTGGACGGTACCGGAGTCGACGGGACCCGGATGCTCGGCGGCGCCGAGGTCGTCGTCTGGCTCGACACGCTTGCGGCCTTGGGCCGCAGCGCCTTCCAGCTCGGAGTGCTCGAACGCGGACTGCAGCTTACCGCCGAGTACGCCCGCGAGCGCGAGCAGTTCGACCGTCCGATCGGCAGCTTCCAGGCGGTGTCACAGCGGCTGGCCGATGGCTACATCGACGTCAAAGGCTTGCGGCTCACGCTCACTCAGGCGGCGTGGAAGGTCTCCGAGGACGTCCCGGCCGACATCGACGTGGCCAGCGCCGCGTTCTGGGCCGCCGACGCGGGGCACCGGGTGGCGCACACCATCGTGCACGTGCACGGCGGCGTCGGCGTGGACACCGATCACCCGGTGCACCGCTACTTCCTGGCCGCCAAGGAGGCCGAGTTCGCGTTGGGCGGTGCCACCGGTCAGCTGCGCCGGATCGGTCGCGAGCTGGCCGAAACCCCGGCCTAG
- the fadD17 gene encoding long-chain-fatty-acid--CoA ligase FadD17, producing MPADPTVTKLLVPLAEIDDRGVYFEDSYTSWRDHLRHGAAIAAALRARLDPAAPPHVGVLLENTPFFSAMLVAAGMTGIVPVGLNPVRRGDALGRDIAHADCQLVLADSNSAAALGDIAHVNVDSAEWADEVAAHRDAQPTFQSATATDLFMLIFTSGTSGEPKAVKCSHGKVAIAGVTMTQRFNLGRDDVCYVSMPLFHSNAVLVGWAVAAACRGSLALRRKFSASNFLGDVRRFGATYANYVGKPLSYVLATPERPDDADNPLRAVYGNEGVPRDVERFARRFGCVVQDGFGSTEGGVAIARTPDTPDGALGPLPEGVEIVGPDTGEPCAPGVIGELVNTAGPGRFEGYYNDEAAEAERMAGGVYHSGDLAYRDDAGYAYFAGRLGDWMRVDGENLGAAPIERVLLRHPDVTEAAVYAVPDPVVGDQVMAAVVMAPGAEFDAEKFRGFLAGQPDLGPKQWPSYVRVSRELPRTVTFKVLKRQLAAQGVDCEDPVVRIQPQTARERPVLDADT from the coding sequence CTGCCGGCCGATCCGACGGTCACCAAACTGCTGGTACCGCTTGCTGAGATCGACGACCGGGGCGTCTACTTCGAGGATTCGTACACCAGCTGGCGTGATCACCTGCGCCACGGTGCCGCGATCGCGGCGGCGCTGCGCGCCCGCCTCGACCCCGCCGCGCCACCGCATGTCGGGGTGCTGCTGGAGAACACCCCGTTCTTCTCGGCGATGCTGGTGGCGGCCGGCATGACCGGGATCGTGCCGGTGGGGCTCAACCCGGTACGCCGCGGCGACGCGCTGGGCCGCGACATCGCCCACGCCGATTGCCAACTGGTGCTGGCCGACTCGAATTCGGCTGCCGCGTTGGGCGACATCGCCCACGTCAACGTCGATTCCGCCGAGTGGGCCGACGAGGTGGCCGCGCATCGGGATGCCCAGCCGACTTTCCAATCCGCTACGGCCACCGATCTTTTCATGCTGATCTTCACCTCGGGCACCAGTGGCGAGCCGAAGGCGGTGAAGTGCAGCCACGGCAAGGTTGCAATCGCGGGGGTGACGATGACCCAGCGATTCAACCTCGGGCGCGACGACGTCTGCTATGTGTCGATGCCGCTGTTTCATTCCAACGCGGTGCTGGTCGGCTGGGCGGTGGCGGCGGCCTGCCGGGGCTCATTGGCATTGCGGCGCAAGTTCTCGGCATCCAACTTCCTGGGGGACGTGCGCCGCTTCGGCGCCACCTACGCCAACTACGTCGGCAAGCCGCTGTCGTATGTGCTCGCCACACCCGAGCGGCCCGACGATGCGGACAATCCCCTGCGCGCGGTGTACGGCAACGAGGGTGTGCCCCGCGATGTCGAACGCTTCGCGCGCCGGTTCGGCTGCGTCGTGCAGGACGGCTTCGGTTCCACCGAGGGCGGGGTGGCGATCGCGCGCACCCCCGACACCCCGGACGGGGCGCTGGGACCGCTGCCCGAGGGTGTCGAGATCGTCGGCCCCGACACCGGTGAGCCCTGCGCGCCGGGAGTTATCGGCGAGTTGGTGAACACCGCCGGGCCGGGCCGTTTCGAGGGTTACTACAACGACGAGGCCGCCGAGGCCGAGCGGATGGCCGGCGGGGTGTACCACAGCGGCGACCTCGCCTACCGGGACGACGCCGGCTACGCGTACTTCGCCGGGCGGCTTGGTGATTGGATGCGGGTCGACGGTGAAAACCTGGGCGCCGCGCCGATCGAGCGGGTGCTGCTGCGCCATCCCGACGTGACGGAGGCGGCCGTGTACGCGGTGCCGGATCCGGTGGTCGGTGACCAGGTCATGGCCGCGGTGGTGATGGCGCCCGGGGCCGAATTCGACGCGGAGAAGTTCCGCGGATTCCTGGCCGGACAGCCCGACCTCGGGCCCAAGCAGTGGCCGTCGTACGTCCGGGTCAGCCGGGAACTCCCGCGCACGGTGACCTTCAAGGTGCTCAAGCGCCAGTTGGCGGCGCAGGGTGTCGACTGCGAAGATCCCGTGGTACGGATCCAGCCGCAAACGGCAAGGGAAAGGCCGGTGCTTGATGCAGATACGTGA
- a CDS encoding serine hydrolase — MTSRPLETALEASFDQLSAAVAADVGVAIARPDRTYSLGRWWSGVAWSTIKVPLAIAALRSDWLRAKDLAVMAITESDNRASEQLWSHLGDPEEAARRVQGVIAEGGDTATVVESRRLRRGYTAFGQTQWTLQRQARFAAELASIPGSADVIDMMQRLTSGHRWGLAAKGFAAKGGWGPGMHGDYLVRQFGIVPTPSGHWGVAVAAQVHDGVLETGVDVLNTMSDWVLSRLPGLARY; from the coding sequence ATGACTTCTCGGCCCCTGGAGACCGCGCTCGAAGCGAGCTTCGATCAGCTGTCCGCCGCCGTGGCGGCGGACGTCGGCGTCGCGATCGCCCGACCGGATCGCACCTACTCGCTGGGCCGCTGGTGGTCCGGCGTCGCATGGTCGACGATCAAGGTGCCGCTGGCGATCGCGGCGCTGCGCAGCGATTGGCTGCGCGCCAAGGACCTCGCGGTCATGGCGATCACGGAGTCCGACAACCGTGCGTCCGAGCAATTGTGGTCCCACTTGGGCGATCCGGAGGAAGCGGCACGGCGGGTGCAAGGTGTGATCGCCGAAGGGGGTGATACCGCCACGGTGGTCGAATCGCGCCGGCTTCGGCGGGGATACACCGCGTTCGGCCAAACGCAGTGGACCCTGCAGCGGCAGGCCCGGTTCGCGGCCGAGCTGGCGTCGATCCCCGGTTCGGCCGACGTGATCGACATGATGCAGCGGCTCACCAGCGGCCATCGCTGGGGGCTCGCCGCCAAAGGCTTTGCCGCGAAAGGCGGTTGGGGGCCTGGGATGCACGGTGACTACCTGGTGCGGCAGTTCGGCATCGTGCCCACGCCGTCGGGACACTGGGGAGTGGCGGTGGCCGCCCAAGTGCACGACGGCGTGTTGGAGACGGGCGTCGACGTCCTGAACACGATGTCGGACTGGGTCCTCAGCCGACTTCCCGGACTAGCCCGTTATTGA
- a CDS encoding acetolactate synthase large subunit, translating to MNGAQALINTLVDGGVDVCFANPGTSEMHFVAALDTVPRMRGVLALFEGVATGAADGYARIAGRPAAVLLHLGPGLGNGLANLHNARRAQVPMVVVVGDHATYHKKYDAPLESDIDALAGTVSGWVRRTEHTADVASDAAEAIAASRTGPLISTLILPADVSWSDGVQSAGALPAQPAGAEPRLALEVIEVLRSGEPTVLMIGGDATRGPGLAAAARIAQATGARLLCETFPARLERGAGVPAVERLAYFAEAATAQLDGAKHLVLAGAKSPVSFFAYPGMPSDLVPAGCEVHLLAGHSGAAEALAAVADEVASGTVAPVADPARPQLPTGALTSASAADVVGALLPEGAIVVDESNTSGVLLAQATAGAPAHDWLTLTGGAIGYGIPAAVGAAVAAPDRPVLCLESDGSAMYTISGLWTQARENLNVTTVIYDNSAYDILRIELARVGAGSAPGPKALDLLDLSRPTMDFVKISEGMGVPARRVTTAEELADALRHALNEAGPHLIDAVVPSITG from the coding sequence GTGAACGGTGCCCAGGCGCTGATCAACACCCTGGTCGACGGTGGCGTCGACGTGTGCTTCGCCAACCCGGGCACCTCGGAGATGCACTTCGTGGCCGCGCTGGACACCGTTCCGCGCATGCGCGGCGTGCTGGCCCTGTTCGAGGGTGTCGCGACCGGCGCGGCCGACGGCTACGCCCGCATCGCCGGTCGGCCGGCGGCGGTGCTGCTCCACCTGGGTCCCGGACTGGGCAACGGTCTGGCGAACCTGCACAACGCCCGGCGCGCCCAGGTGCCGATGGTGGTGGTCGTCGGCGACCACGCCACCTATCACAAGAAGTACGACGCCCCTTTGGAATCCGACATCGACGCGCTGGCCGGCACGGTGTCGGGGTGGGTGCGCCGCACCGAACACACCGCCGACGTCGCGTCCGACGCCGCAGAGGCGATCGCCGCCAGCCGCACCGGCCCGCTGATCTCGACGCTGATCCTGCCCGCCGACGTGTCCTGGTCGGACGGGGTGCAATCCGCCGGCGCCCTGCCCGCGCAACCCGCGGGAGCCGAGCCCCGGTTGGCGCTCGAGGTCATCGAGGTGCTGCGCTCGGGGGAACCCACGGTGCTCATGATCGGCGGCGACGCCACCCGCGGGCCTGGCCTCGCCGCCGCGGCTCGGATCGCGCAGGCGACCGGGGCCCGGTTGTTGTGCGAGACGTTCCCGGCGCGGCTGGAGCGCGGCGCGGGCGTCCCCGCGGTCGAGCGACTGGCGTATTTCGCCGAGGCCGCCACCGCCCAGCTGGACGGCGCCAAGCATCTGGTGCTGGCGGGCGCCAAGTCGCCGGTGTCGTTCTTCGCCTACCCGGGCATGCCCAGCGACCTCGTCCCGGCCGGCTGTGAGGTGCATCTGCTCGCGGGCCACAGCGGTGCCGCCGAGGCGCTCGCCGCGGTGGCCGACGAGGTGGCATCCGGAACCGTGGCGCCCGTAGCGGATCCGGCGCGGCCGCAACTGCCGACGGGCGCCCTGACGTCCGCTTCGGCTGCCGACGTGGTCGGGGCGCTGCTGCCGGAGGGGGCGATCGTGGTCGACGAGTCCAACACCTCCGGCGTGCTGCTCGCCCAGGCCACGGCCGGAGCACCGGCCCACGATTGGCTGACGCTGACCGGCGGGGCGATCGGGTACGGCATCCCGGCCGCCGTGGGCGCCGCGGTGGCCGCCCCCGACCGCCCGGTGCTCTGCCTGGAATCCGATGGGTCGGCGATGTACACGATCTCCGGGCTGTGGACCCAGGCGCGGGAAAACTTGAACGTGACCACCGTGATCTACGACAACAGCGCCTACGACATCCTGCGGATCGAGTTGGCGCGGGTAGGAGCCGGATCGGCTCCCGGGCCCAAGGCACTTGACTTACTCGACTTGTCGCGCCCCACAATGGATTTCGTCAAGATCAGCGAGGGGATGGGAGTGCCGGCGCGCCGCGTCACCACCGCCGAGGAACTCGCCGACGCGCTGCGCCACGCCCTGAACGAGGCGGGGCCGCACCTGATCGACGCCGTGGTGCCGTCAATAACGGGCTAG
- a CDS encoding amidohydrolase family protein, whose translation MTIDVWMQHPTVRFLGSDMLASLRRWTGGSMPDTEIPIEMTVASMDAAGIQLGLLSAWRGPRGQDLISNDEVAEWIRLHPKRFAGLATVDLDRPMEAVRELRRRVGDGFVGLRVVPWLWEAPPTDRRYYPLYAQCVESRVPFCTQVGHTGPLRPSETGRPIPYIDQVALDFPELVIVCGHVGYPWTEEMVAVARKHENVYIDTSAYTLKRLPPELIRFMKTGTGQRKVLFGTNYPMIAPARALEALDELGLSEDGRRDFLHANAERVFRLEAIT comes from the coding sequence ATGACGATCGACGTGTGGATGCAGCACCCGACGGTGCGATTCCTGGGCAGCGACATGCTGGCCTCGCTGCGGCGCTGGACCGGTGGGTCCATGCCGGACACCGAGATCCCCATCGAGATGACCGTGGCATCGATGGACGCCGCCGGGATCCAACTCGGCTTGCTCAGCGCCTGGCGCGGCCCGCGCGGTCAGGACCTGATCTCCAACGACGAGGTCGCCGAGTGGATTCGCCTGCACCCGAAGCGGTTCGCCGGCCTGGCCACGGTCGACCTCGATCGCCCGATGGAGGCGGTCCGCGAACTGCGGCGGCGGGTCGGCGACGGCTTCGTCGGCCTCCGGGTGGTGCCGTGGCTGTGGGAGGCGCCGCCCACCGATCGCCGCTACTACCCGCTGTACGCCCAGTGCGTGGAGTCCCGGGTGCCGTTTTGCACCCAGGTGGGTCATACCGGCCCCCTGCGGCCCTCGGAGACCGGCCGTCCGATCCCGTACATCGACCAGGTGGCCCTGGACTTCCCGGAACTGGTGATCGTGTGCGGGCACGTCGGCTACCCGTGGACCGAGGAGATGGTCGCCGTCGCCCGCAAGCATGAGAACGTCTACATCGACACGTCGGCCTATACCCTCAAGCGGCTGCCGCCGGAGCTCATCCGTTTCATGAAAACCGGTACGGGGCAACGCAAAGTGCTGTTCGGCACCAACTATCCGATGATCGCGCCCGCCCGCGCGCTGGAGGCCCTGGACGAACTCGGGCTCAGCGAGGACGGGCGCCGCGACTTTCTCCACGCCAACGCCGAACGCGTTTTCAGACTGGAGGCGATCACGTGA
- a CDS encoding fructosamine kinase family protein encodes MTDFVKHHPAAPAGYFAWEAAGLRWLSAVDGGVPCAQVVSVDATSLTLRRLDSAPPTPEAALAFGGRLAVMHDAGAPAFGAGPDGWDGPGFFGPLSQPLPMSLCRHGRWGEFYAEERLAPMAELAAARLDAATRRAIDSVVARCRAGDFDDDDPPARLHGDLWGGNVMWTPDGVVLIDPAAHAGHRETDLAMLALFGCPHLEAVLDGYQRVRSLGPGWRDRVGLHQLFPLLAHVVLFGSGYARQTHAAARSALAA; translated from the coding sequence TTGACCGATTTCGTCAAGCACCACCCGGCGGCCCCGGCCGGCTACTTCGCCTGGGAAGCCGCGGGGCTGCGTTGGCTTTCCGCCGTCGACGGCGGCGTGCCGTGCGCACAGGTGGTTTCCGTCGACGCGACGAGCCTGACCCTGCGGCGCCTTGATTCGGCGCCCCCGACCCCTGAGGCGGCCCTCGCGTTCGGCGGCCGGCTCGCGGTCATGCACGACGCGGGCGCCCCGGCGTTCGGCGCCGGGCCGGACGGCTGGGACGGGCCCGGGTTCTTCGGGCCGCTGTCGCAGCCGCTGCCGATGTCGCTGTGTCGGCATGGCCGCTGGGGCGAGTTCTACGCCGAGGAGCGGCTGGCGCCGATGGCCGAGCTAGCCGCGGCGCGGCTGGACGCCGCCACCCGCCGTGCGATCGATTCCGTGGTAGCGCGTTGCCGCGCGGGCGACTTCGACGACGACGACCCGCCGGCCCGGCTGCACGGCGACCTGTGGGGCGGCAACGTGATGTGGACGCCCGACGGGGTGGTGCTGATCGACCCGGCCGCGCACGCCGGCCATCGCGAGACCGACCTGGCGATGCTCGCGCTGTTCGGCTGCCCGCACCTCGAGGCCGTCCTCGACGGTTACCAGCGGGTGCGGTCGCTGGGACCGGGCTGGCGCGACCGGGTCGGGCTACACCAGCTCTTCCCGCTGCTGGCGCACGTCGTGTTGTTCGGCTCCGGCTACGCGCGGCAGACGCATGCCGCCGCCCGCAGCGCGTTGGCCGCCTGA
- a CDS encoding acyl-CoA synthetase has product MAVALNIADLAEHAIDAVPDRVALICGDEKLTYAELEEKANRLAHYLIDQGVKKDDKVGLYCRNRIEIVIAMLGIVKAGAILVNVNYRYVEGELRYLFDNSDMVALVHERQYSDRVANVLPDTPNVKTILVIEDGSDNDYQRYGGVEFYSAIAQGSPERDFGERSADDIYLLYTGGTTGFPKGVMWRHEDIYRVLLGGTDFATGEFVKDEYDLARGATANPPMVRYPIPPMIHGATQSATWMSIFSGQTTVLAPEFNADEVWRTIHEHKVNLLFFTGDAMARPLLDALLAAQEGAEGEAYDLSSLFLLASTAALFSPSIKEKLLELLPNRVITDSIGSSETGFGGTSIVAKDAPHSGGPRVAIDHRTVVLDEEGNEVKPGSGVRGFIAKKGNIPVGYYKDEKKTAETFKTINGIRYAIPGDWALVEEDGTVTMLGRGSVSINSGGEKIYPEEVEAALKGHPDVFDALVVGVPDPRYGQHVAAVVQPRPGSRPTLAELDRFVRSEIAGYKVPRSLWLVDEVKRSPAGKPDYRWAKEQTEARPADDVHAAHVSA; this is encoded by the coding sequence GTGGCCGTGGCCCTGAATATTGCCGATCTCGCAGAGCACGCCATCGACGCTGTGCCGGACCGTGTCGCCCTGATCTGCGGCGACGAGAAGCTGACCTACGCCGAACTGGAGGAGAAGGCCAACCGCCTGGCCCACTACCTGATCGATCAGGGGGTGAAAAAGGACGACAAGGTCGGGCTGTACTGCCGCAACCGCATCGAGATCGTCATCGCGATGCTCGGGATCGTCAAGGCCGGCGCCATCCTGGTGAACGTCAACTACCGCTACGTCGAGGGTGAGCTTCGCTACCTGTTCGACAACTCCGACATGGTCGCGCTGGTCCACGAGCGGCAGTACTCCGACCGGGTGGCCAACGTGCTGCCGGACACCCCCAACGTCAAGACGATCCTGGTCATCGAGGACGGCTCCGACAACGACTACCAGCGCTACGGCGGCGTCGAGTTCTACTCGGCGATCGCGCAGGGCTCGCCCGAGCGCGACTTCGGCGAGCGCAGCGCGGACGACATCTACCTGCTGTACACCGGCGGCACCACCGGCTTCCCGAAGGGCGTCATGTGGCGCCACGAGGACATCTACCGCGTGCTGTTGGGGGGCACCGACTTCGCCACGGGCGAATTCGTCAAGGACGAGTACGACCTGGCCAGGGGGGCGACCGCCAACCCGCCGATGGTGCGCTACCCGATTCCGCCGATGATCCACGGCGCCACCCAGTCGGCCACCTGGATGTCCATCTTCTCGGGCCAAACCACGGTGCTCGCACCGGAATTCAACGCCGACGAGGTGTGGCGCACGATCCACGAGCACAAGGTGAACCTGCTGTTCTTCACCGGCGACGCGATGGCGCGCCCGCTGCTCGACGCGCTGCTGGCAGCACAGGAAGGGGCAGAAGGCGAAGCATACGACCTGTCGTCGCTGTTCCTGCTCGCCAGCACCGCGGCGCTGTTCTCGCCGAGCATCAAGGAGAAGCTCCTCGAACTGCTGCCCAACCGGGTCATCACCGACTCCATCGGCTCCTCGGAAACCGGATTCGGCGGCACCAGCATCGTCGCCAAGGACGCGCCGCACAGCGGCGGCCCGCGCGTGGCCATCGACCACCGCACCGTCGTGCTCGACGAGGAGGGCAACGAGGTCAAGCCCGGCTCCGGCGTGCGCGGCTTCATCGCGAAGAAGGGCAACATCCCGGTCGGCTACTACAAGGACGAGAAGAAGACCGCCGAAACCTTCAAGACCATCAACGGCATCCGCTACGCGATCCCGGGGGACTGGGCCCTGGTCGAGGAGGACGGCACCGTCACGATGCTGGGCCGCGGCTCGGTGTCGATCAACAGCGGCGGCGAGAAGATCTACCCCGAAGAGGTCGAGGCGGCGCTCAAGGGCCACCCCGACGTGTTCGACGCGCTGGTGGTCGGCGTGCCCGACCCGCGCTACGGACAGCACGTTGCCGCCGTCGTGCAGCCGAGGCCGGGGTCCCGGCCGACGCTGGCGGAACTGGACCGCTTCGTGCGCTCCGAGATCGCGGGATACAAGGTGCCGCGCAGCCTTTGGCTGGTCGACGAGGTCAAGCGCTCGCCCGCGGGCAAGCCGGATTACCGCTGGGCCAAGGAGCAGACCGAGGCGCGGCCCGCCGACGACGTGCACGCCGCTCACGTGAGCGCTTGA